In the genome of Campylobacter helveticus, the window CTTCGCAAAAAACCGCACGCATACTCTCACTACTCCAAGAATTCGCTAATAATCTTTGGTCAAATACGCTAACTCCTGTCATCTTCACTCCTTATTTTTTAATACCATTAAAAGCCTGAGTTAAATCAGCAATCAAATCTTTAGGATCTTCAAGTCCTATATGAAATCTCACAAAAGGACCTCTAGCACTCCAATCAGTCGCTGTTCTAGGAGGAGTTGTTACCGTGGCTAGACTTTCATAGCCACCCCAACTAGCACCTATGGAGAAAAATTGCAATAAATCTACAAATTTAATCGCATCATCTTTAGTGTAACCTTCGGCAAATTCTATCGTTACCATACCATTAGCACCTTTGTGATCGCGTTCGAAAATATCGTGATTTGGGTGAGATTTTAACTTAGGATAAAAGATGGTTTTAAGCTCTTTTCTTGTTTGTAAAAATTCGACTACTTCATCAGCACTTTTTTCGTGAGCTTTCATTCTCACATCTAAGGTTCTCATGCCACGAAGCACCAAATAGGCATCATCTGGACTTGTCGTAAGTCCTAAGGCTTCTGGAAGTTTGTCGAAATTTTTCCACTCTTTTTCATTAATGACAACTATACCCATAGTAACATCTGAATGCCCACTTAAATATTTAGTCGCCGCTATAACGGAAATATCCACACCAAGTTCTAAAGGATTTAAAAAATACCCACTTGAATAGGTATTATCAATCGCCACAGGAATATTGTGAGAGTGGGCGATTTTACAAAGCTTTGGTAGATCTATAATCTCATATAAAATTGATCCCGGCGACTCACATAAAATAAGCTTAGTATTAGGCTTGATTTTCTCCTCCACATCACTTGCATCAGCTTTTAAGAAATCAATCTCAACGCCCATTTTTTTCAAAAATAAGTCGCAAATCGTCCTCACAGGTCCATAAATCGCATCAGTAATTAAAAAATGCGCATCCTTACTTGCATAATTTAAAAGCACCATAGCTAAAGCTGCCAAGCCCGTTGGAAAAAGCTGTGCTCTATGTCCTCCCTCAAGCTCACAAATAAGCTTTTCAAGCTCAAAATTTGTCGCTGTGCCTCTAGCACCATAGCTTAAAACACGCTGGGTTTTTCTTAACTCTCTATATTTTTGCCAAGTGGCGTGATCTTTAAAAAGTATGGTTGATGCACGCATTAGGGTTGGATTTACCGATCTTACTTCGGCATTTTCATCGCCTCTTCCGCAATGGATAAGTTTTGTTTTGTTATTCATTTTTTCTCCTTTAAAGATAAATATAAGTCATAATAATATTTACAATAGCCGCTACAAGCATAGGAATAGCCGTTCGCTTAATCACAGCAAAAGGACTCACCTTTGCAATCGCCGAAATAGCTAGAATTGCCGGAGCAATAGGGCTAACGCACCTTCCAAAACCTGTCATTATTTGAATAGGAGCTATCATAGTGATAGTTTCAACGCTAAAATGCTTTGCTATATTTGGGATAAGCGGAGCAAAGCTAAAAAACGCCGCATTACCACTTCCCATTAAAAAGGCACAAACAGCAAGTAAGATTGAAACAGCAA includes:
- the metC gene encoding cystathionine beta-lyase, with the protein product MNNKTKLIHCGRGDENAEVRSVNPTLMRASTILFKDHATWQKYRELRKTQRVLSYGARGTATNFELEKLICELEGGHRAQLFPTGLAALAMVLLNYASKDAHFLITDAIYGPVRTICDLFLKKMGVEIDFLKADASDVEEKIKPNTKLILCESPGSILYEIIDLPKLCKIAHSHNIPVAIDNTYSSGYFLNPLELGVDISVIAATKYLSGHSDVTMGIVVINEKEWKNFDKLPEALGLTTSPDDAYLVLRGMRTLDVRMKAHEKSADEVVEFLQTRKELKTIFYPKLKSHPNHDIFERDHKGANGMVTIEFAEGYTKDDAIKFVDLLQFFSIGASWGGYESLATVTTPPRTATDWSARGPFVRFHIGLEDPKDLIADLTQAFNGIKK